A part of Aegilops tauschii subsp. strangulata cultivar AL8/78 chromosome 2, Aet v6.0, whole genome shotgun sequence genomic DNA contains:
- the LOC109746407 gene encoding protein FAR1-RELATED SEQUENCE 5-like: MVQILSLIHSGDGSLSSMPYIPADVTNLKAKYHRESRLADIEDTIAYFEEKAKADTDFFYMIRLDDEDRVRNMYWVDGAARRAYKHFRDCISFDVTYLTNMYKMPCVPFIVINNHNQSLQFGCGLVQNEDTDGYTWLFKTFLECMGGLAPMNIITYQDFSIRACIEEVFPLAVHMHCRWHIIKKAEETLGPFFADRPELHKAFELCVDHILTVEEFERSWTAMIETYQVQDNETLTSLWEKRMYWVPAYFMQCFFLFLQTTQRSEGFNAALKRYVSPGNSLLQFAKQYTALQQKILGSELQQEANTALKQPKLLTYLPMERQMSKIYTNKIFNK, from the coding sequence ATGGTCCAAATACTGTCCCTGATCCACAGCGGAGATGGTAGTCTGAGTAGCATGCCCTACATACCAGCAGACGTCACAAACCTAAAGGCAAAGTACCATAGAGAGAGTAGGTTGGCTGACATAGAAGACACAATAGCCTACTTTGAAGAGAAAGCAAAAGCAGATACTGATTTCTTCTACATGATAAGATTGGACGATGAGGACCGTGTCAGAAACATGTATTGGGTGGATGGTGCTGCAAGAAGAGCCTACAAACATTTCCGTGATTGCATTTCATTCGACGTGACATATCTCACTAATATGTACAAGATGCCCTGCGTTCCATTCATAGTAATAAATAACCACAATCAGTCATTGCAGTTCGGTTGCGGACTCGTTCAGAATGAAGATACGGATGGTTACACTTGGCTGTTCAAAACCTTCTTGGAGTGCATGGGTGGACTTGCTCCGATGAACATAATAACATACCAAGATTTTAGCATACGTGCATGCATAGAGGAGGTCTTTCCGTTGGCAGTGCACATGCACTGCAGGTGGCATATTATTAAGAAGGCTGAGGAGACGCTAGGACCATTCTTTGCTGACCGTCCAGAGCTACACAAGGCATTTGAGTTGTGCGTCGACCACATCTTGACGGTGGAGGAGTTTGAACGGAGCTGGACGGCTATGATTGAAACATACCAAGTCCAAGACAACGAGACACTTACTAGCCTGTGGGAGAAGCGAATGTACTGGGTGCCGGCCTACTTCATGCAGTGCTTCTTTCTATTTCTGCAGACTACTCAGCGCAGCGAGGGGTTCAATGCTGCTTTGAAGCGGTACGTGAGCCCTGGCAACTCATTGCTGCAGTTTGCCAAGCAGTACACAGCTTTGCAACAGAAAATACTGGGATCTGAGCTACAGCAAGAAGCAAACACCGCGCTCAAGCAACCTAAATTGCTAACATATTTACCGATGGAGAGGCAGATGAGCAAGATATACACCAACAAGATTTTTAACAAGTAA